The genomic segment ACGCCGCCAGTCCGGCCAGCCAACCGGAAGCCGCCGGCGCCCAAGTCTTCAAGCCCCTCGACAAGGGTCAGGGCAGCGGTGCCGCCCGCGACCTGGAGATGGTCATGGACATCCCGGTCAAGCTCACCGTCGAGCTCGGCCGCACCCGGATCACCATCAAGCAGCTACTCGAGCTGGCTCAGGGCTCGGTGATCGAGCTCGAAGGCCTGGCCGGCGAGCCGATGGACATCCTGATCAACGGCTACCTGATCGCCCAGGGCGAAGTGGTAGTGGTGGATGACAAATACGGCATCCGCGTCACCGAGATCATCACTCCCTCCGAGCGTGTGCAGAAACTCAACCGATGAGCG from the Halomonas sp. 1513 genome contains:
- a CDS encoding flagellar motor switch protein FliN; protein product: MTDPNKPDPNKPDQSATDDDWASAMAEQGDTAPAEDDPWAEALAEQAESEADAASPASQPEAAGAQVFKPLDKGQGSGAARDLEMVMDIPVKLTVELGRTRITIKQLLELAQGSVIELEGLAGEPMDILINGYLIAQGEVVVVDDKYGIRVTEIITPSERVQKLNR